A genomic window from Silurus meridionalis isolate SWU-2019-XX chromosome 21, ASM1480568v1, whole genome shotgun sequence includes:
- the timm21 gene encoding mitochondrial import inner membrane translocase subunit Tim21-like has protein sequence MLYSQLFRFGKPAYYVQILNRSFAVGPLSALHLHKTDLIRLNQLSRAQWSCVHYHSVLGLIRHVHNGAKCRNKAQDEPREKEMSLSTSQTSSGISAAQKVKQAGRDFTYLIVVLVGLGVTGGLLYVIFQELFSSSSPSQIYGKAFNKCKSHPEVIGAFGEPIKGYGETTRRGRRQKVSHIEYMKDGQKHMRLKFYIEGSEPGLRGTVHLESQENPESGKYEFRYIFVEVEAYPRRTIVIEDNR, from the exons ATGCTTTATTCACAACTATTCCGATTTGGTAAACCTGCATACTATGTGCAAATATTAAATCGTTCCTTTGCAGTTGGTCCTCTATCAGCtttgcatttgcataaaacTGATTTAATTCGGTTAAATCAATTATCCAGGGCTCAGTGGTCTTGTGTGCACTATCATAGTGTTTTGGGTCTAATAAGACATGTTCATAATGGAGctaagtgcagaaataaagcTCAAGATGAACCCAGAGAAAAGGAGATGTCACTCTCCACCAGTCAGACATCTTCAGGGATCTCTGCTGCACAAAAag TGAAGCAGGCTGGCAGAGATTTCACATATCTGATCGTAGTGCTGGTTGGACTTGGAGTTACAG GAGGACTGCTGTACGTCATCTTCCAAGAACTGTTTTCGTCATCAAGTCCAAGCCAGATTTACGGCAAGGCCTTCAACAAATGCAAGTCACACCCAGAG GTAATTGGAGCTTTCGGTGAGCCCATTAAAGGCTATGGAGAGACTACACGTCGTGGACGGAGACAAAAAGTTAG TCATATTGAGTATATGAAGGACGGACAGAAGCACATGAGACTGAAATTCTATATCGAGGGTTCAGAGCCTGGACTTCGTGGCACCGTGCACTTGGAATCACAAGAG AATCCTGAAAGTGGAAAATATGAATTCCGGTACATCTTCGTGGAGGTGGAAGCATATCCCAGGAGAACCATTGTGATCGAGGACAACAGATGA
- the si:dkey-118j18.2 gene encoding uncharacterized protein si:dkey-118j18.2 isoform X2, whose amino-acid sequence MELYWYIVVIIFIMIKIFFYVCWYRSRQRQLAAYLSNPRNAQIVIVGGRAYLHQMCENQNTSIWPNWYGVQDDGSVGEPSVSLPPSSSLTQLDLPPPYEAVSGDDLKPPPYSEFAQNDDTDTSQSITMPEGNNSSISDDPPPYTPTANQHTSIQCQAEPEGRSS is encoded by the exons ATGGAGCTGTACTGGTACAT AGTTGtcataatatttattatgataAAGATCTTCTTCTACGTCTGCTGGTACCGCTCAAGACAGAGGCAGCTGGCAGCATATCTTAGCAACCCACGCAACGCCCAGATCGTTATTGTGGGAGGAAGAGCCTACCTGCACCAGATGTGTGAGAACCAAAAT ACATCAATCTGGCCTAATTGGTACGGAGTCCAGGACGACGGCTCCGTAGGCGAACCGTCcgtttctcttcctccatcttcttccCTCACTCAGTTGGACTTGCCCCCTCCGTACGAAGCTGTTTCTGGAG ACGATCTGAAGCCTCCTCCGTACAGCGAGTTTGCTCAGAACGACGACACAGACACATCTCAGAGCATCACAATGCCAGAGGGCAACAATTCGAGCATCAGCGATGACCCGCCTCCATACACCCCTACTGCCAATCAGCACACCAGCATTCAGTGCCAAGCGGAGCCTGAGGGGAGATCCAGCTAG
- the si:dkey-118j18.2 gene encoding uncharacterized protein si:dkey-118j18.2 isoform X1, which translates to MELYWYIVVIIFIMIKIFFYVCWYRSRQRQLAAYLSNPRNAQIVIVGGRAYLHQMCENQNTSIWPNWYGVQDDGSVGEPSVSLPPSSSLTQLDLPPPYEAVSGADDLKPPPYSEFAQNDDTDTSQSITMPEGNNSSISDDPPPYTPTANQHTSIQCQAEPEGRSS; encoded by the exons ATGGAGCTGTACTGGTACAT AGTTGtcataatatttattatgataAAGATCTTCTTCTACGTCTGCTGGTACCGCTCAAGACAGAGGCAGCTGGCAGCATATCTTAGCAACCCACGCAACGCCCAGATCGTTATTGTGGGAGGAAGAGCCTACCTGCACCAGATGTGTGAGAACCAAAAT ACATCAATCTGGCCTAATTGGTACGGAGTCCAGGACGACGGCTCCGTAGGCGAACCGTCcgtttctcttcctccatcttcttccCTCACTCAGTTGGACTTGCCCCCTCCGTACGAAGCTGTTTCTGGAG CAGACGATCTGAAGCCTCCTCCGTACAGCGAGTTTGCTCAGAACGACGACACAGACACATCTCAGAGCATCACAATGCCAGAGGGCAACAATTCGAGCATCAGCGATGACCCGCCTCCATACACCCCTACTGCCAATCAGCACACCAGCATTCAGTGCCAAGCGGAGCCTGAGGGGAGATCCAGCTAG